A section of the Thauera chlorobenzoica genome encodes:
- a CDS encoding methylated-DNA--[protein]-cysteine S-methyltransferase gives MTNTHPPCDDGFDAVIALPFGPFGIRAGQGTVNELVFLPPGTPLLAPRNDTAGAAAHGLRVWIEAPDLPFPVPLARCGTPFQQRVWAQISAIPPGRTATYGELATRLGSAARAVGQACGANPFPLIVPCHRVTAASGPGGFANARDGWLLQVKRWLLRHESAQ, from the coding sequence ATGACGAACACCCACCCTCCTTGCGATGACGGTTTCGATGCCGTGATCGCCCTGCCGTTCGGCCCCTTCGGCATTCGTGCCGGGCAGGGGACGGTAAACGAGCTGGTGTTCCTGCCGCCTGGCACGCCACTGCTGGCGCCGCGCAACGATACCGCGGGTGCGGCGGCGCACGGGCTGCGAGTCTGGATCGAGGCCCCGGACCTTCCCTTCCCAGTTCCCCTGGCCCGCTGCGGCACCCCGTTCCAGCAGCGGGTCTGGGCACAGATCAGCGCGATCCCGCCCGGCCGCACCGCCACCTACGGCGAACTCGCCACCCGCCTCGGCAGCGCCGCACGGGCGGTTGGCCAGGCCTGCGGGGCGAACCCCTTTCCGCTGATCGTTCCCTGTCACCGCGTCACCGCAGCGAGCGGCCCCGGCGGCTTCGCCAACGCCCGCGACGGCTGGTTGCTGCAGGTCAAGCGCTGGTTGCTGAGGCACGAAAGCGCGCAGTGA
- the tsaD gene encoding tRNA (adenosine(37)-N6)-threonylcarbamoyltransferase complex transferase subunit TsaD: MKVLGIETSCDETGVAIYDTGAGLLAHKLHSQIDLHAVYGGVVPELASRDHIRHLPVLVKQTLAEAGMDVDQIDAVAYTAGPGLAGALLVGASVAESFALARGIPVLPVHHLEGHLLSPLLAADPPAFPFVALLVSGGHTQLMRVRGVGDYALLGESVDDAAGEAFDKTAKLLGLGYPGGPQLAKLAEQGRPGRFRLPRPMLHSGDLDFSFSGLKTAVLNVVSAPDWQSGQAADLAAEFQQAVVEVLCAKALAALKKVGLKTLVVAGGVGANRCLRETLDAALARRGGRVHYPEPALCTDNGAMIAFAGALRFAAGERGAQIATVSIRPRWPLAELRPPRPPAA; this comes from the coding sequence ATGAAAGTTCTCGGCATCGAAACCTCCTGCGACGAAACCGGGGTGGCGATTTATGACACCGGAGCAGGGCTGCTCGCGCACAAGCTGCATTCGCAGATCGACCTCCATGCGGTGTATGGCGGCGTGGTGCCGGAGCTTGCTTCGCGGGACCACATCCGCCACCTGCCGGTGCTGGTCAAGCAGACGCTGGCTGAAGCCGGGATGGATGTCGACCAGATCGACGCTGTCGCCTATACCGCGGGGCCGGGGCTGGCGGGGGCGCTGCTGGTCGGTGCGAGCGTGGCCGAGTCCTTCGCGCTGGCGCGCGGCATTCCGGTGTTGCCGGTCCACCACCTCGAAGGTCACCTGCTGTCGCCGCTGCTCGCTGCCGATCCGCCTGCCTTTCCCTTCGTCGCCCTGCTGGTCTCGGGGGGGCATACCCAGCTGATGCGAGTGCGCGGGGTGGGGGACTACGCGCTGCTGGGCGAGTCGGTCGACGATGCCGCCGGCGAGGCGTTCGACAAGACGGCCAAGCTGCTCGGTCTCGGCTACCCCGGCGGGCCGCAGCTGGCGAAGCTGGCCGAGCAGGGGCGGCCGGGGCGGTTCCGCCTGCCGCGGCCGATGCTGCATTCGGGCGATCTCGATTTCAGCTTCAGCGGGCTGAAGACGGCCGTGCTCAACGTGGTGTCGGCGCCGGACTGGCAGTCTGGGCAGGCTGCAGACCTGGCGGCCGAATTCCAGCAGGCGGTGGTTGAGGTGCTGTGCGCGAAGGCGCTCGCCGCGCTGAAAAAGGTGGGGCTGAAAACGCTGGTGGTGGCCGGTGGCGTGGGTGCCAACCGTTGTTTGCGCGAGACTCTGGATGCGGCGCTGGCACGGCGCGGCGGGCGGGTGCATTACCCCGAGCCGGCCTTGTGCACCGATAACGGGGCGATGATCGCGTTCGCTGGCGCGCTGCGTTTTGCCGCGGGCGAGCGCGGGGCGCAGATCGCGACGGTGAGCATTCGCCCCCGCTGGCCGCTCGCCGAGTTGCGCCCGCCGCGGCCTCCGGCCGCCTGA
- the xerD gene encoding site-specific tyrosine recombinase XerD, with protein MQPAHRSELDRFADTLWLEHGLAPNTLAGYRSDLARFAAWLEERGRLLPTADAGALAGYLAEFSRSARPASQRRLLAAWRRYYRMLLGNGEIGDDPTLLLDSPMAAERFPKTLSEIQVEALLGAPDIDTPQGLRDRCMVEVLYATGLRVSELVGLKVFAVGLNEGVLRVMGKGSKERLVPLGEIAADWLLRYTAQARPVLLAGRSCDEVFVTRLGRGMTRQMFWRIIKHYAMSAGIARECISPHTLRHAFATHLLNHGADLRVVQLLLGHADISTTQVYTHVARERLKQLHAAHHPRG; from the coding sequence CTGCAGCCAGCGCACCGCAGCGAGCTCGACCGCTTCGCCGACACGCTGTGGCTCGAGCACGGCCTGGCACCGAACACCCTGGCCGGTTACCGCAGCGACCTGGCCCGCTTCGCCGCCTGGCTGGAAGAGCGCGGCCGGCTCCTGCCCACGGCCGATGCCGGCGCGCTGGCCGGCTATCTGGCCGAATTCAGCCGCAGCGCCAGACCGGCCAGCCAGCGCCGCCTGCTCGCGGCCTGGCGGCGCTATTACCGCATGCTGCTGGGGAACGGCGAGATCGGCGACGATCCGACCCTGCTGCTGGATTCGCCGATGGCCGCCGAACGCTTCCCCAAAACCCTCAGCGAAATCCAGGTCGAAGCCCTGCTGGGCGCGCCCGATATCGATACGCCGCAAGGCCTGCGCGACCGCTGCATGGTGGAAGTGCTCTACGCCACGGGCCTGCGCGTTTCCGAACTGGTCGGGCTGAAGGTGTTCGCGGTCGGGCTCAACGAAGGCGTGCTGCGGGTGATGGGCAAGGGCAGCAAGGAACGCCTGGTTCCGCTCGGAGAAATCGCCGCCGACTGGCTGTTGCGCTATACCGCCCAGGCCCGCCCTGTCCTGCTGGCGGGGCGCAGCTGCGACGAAGTGTTCGTCACCCGCCTGGGGCGCGGCATGACAAGGCAGATGTTCTGGCGCATCATCAAACACTACGCCATGAGCGCAGGCATCGCGCGCGAATGCATTTCCCCCCATACGCTGCGCCATGCCTTCGCTACTCATTTATTGAACCACGGCGCCGATTTGCGCGTAGTGCAATTACTGCTGGGGCACGCGGACATTTCGACCACGCAGGTCTATACCCATGTTGCGCGCGAGCGCCTCAAGCAACTGCATGCCGCACATCATCCACGCGGCTGA
- the dnaG gene encoding DNA primase, whose protein sequence is MIPQSFVQELLSRIDIVDVIERHLPLKKSGANYFACCPFHGEKSASFSVSPSKQFYHCFGCGVHGSAIGFLMEYSGLGFIDAVKELAGQAGLQVPDDGRGARPQDDGSERLYAAMASAARFYREQLKHAPPAIAYLKRRGLSGEIAARFGLGHAPDEWQALQRVFPDYPAKTLAEAGLVIDNDQGRRYDRFRNRIIFPIHDRRGRIIAFGGRVIDGGEPKYLNSPETPLFEKGRELYGFFLAQKAIRDSGFAVVVEGYMDVVALAQYGIENAVATLGTATTAQHIHTLLRHVDRIVFCFDGDTAGRRAAWRALENALESLRDDATLAFLFLPAEHDPDSFVRAHGADAFRQAATAATPLASFLIQELAGRHPLESAEGRAAFVHEAAPLVTRIAAPLLRLQVVKSVAEKSGLTQTEVEEAFGAIATRTAHRRNRDETPPAPPPPDAPSPRSSASAPRRTAPNRLRSFGRRKPPSTIGTLLRLILQHPTWAARLPVDLIPDHGAEGCALIAIIDMLSLGEPLPAGGLGALIEHFRDTPHYDTLSKVAAELVETEFDEGVIELIFEDTLRKLSADSLTAEIDALLQKDRETGLDSAARHRLAELLLEKRKLSSGGNTPDL, encoded by the coding sequence ATGATCCCCCAGTCCTTCGTTCAGGAACTGCTGTCGCGCATCGACATCGTCGATGTCATCGAACGCCATCTGCCGCTGAAAAAGAGCGGCGCGAACTACTTCGCCTGCTGCCCCTTTCACGGCGAGAAATCCGCCTCGTTCTCGGTCAGCCCCTCGAAGCAGTTCTATCACTGCTTCGGCTGCGGCGTACACGGCAGCGCGATCGGCTTCCTGATGGAATACAGCGGCCTCGGCTTCATCGACGCGGTTAAGGAGCTCGCCGGCCAGGCCGGCCTGCAGGTCCCGGACGACGGCCGCGGCGCCAGGCCACAGGACGACGGCAGCGAGCGCCTGTACGCGGCCATGGCCAGCGCCGCGCGCTTTTACCGCGAGCAGCTCAAGCACGCCCCCCCTGCCATCGCCTACCTGAAGCGCCGCGGCCTGTCAGGCGAGATCGCCGCACGCTTCGGCCTCGGCCATGCGCCTGACGAGTGGCAGGCGCTGCAGCGCGTTTTTCCCGACTACCCGGCAAAAACCCTCGCCGAGGCCGGACTGGTCATCGACAACGACCAGGGCCGGCGCTACGACCGCTTCCGCAACCGCATCATCTTTCCGATCCACGATCGCCGCGGCCGCATCATCGCCTTCGGCGGGCGCGTGATCGACGGCGGCGAGCCAAAATACCTGAACTCGCCCGAGACCCCGCTGTTCGAAAAAGGGCGCGAACTCTACGGTTTCTTCCTGGCACAAAAAGCGATTCGCGACAGCGGCTTTGCGGTGGTGGTGGAAGGCTACATGGATGTCGTCGCCCTCGCCCAGTACGGCATCGAAAACGCCGTCGCCACCCTCGGCACCGCCACCACGGCGCAGCACATCCACACCCTGCTGCGACACGTCGACCGCATCGTATTCTGCTTCGACGGCGACACCGCCGGGCGCCGCGCCGCCTGGCGGGCACTGGAGAACGCGCTCGAATCCCTGCGCGACGATGCCACGCTGGCGTTCCTGTTCCTGCCCGCCGAGCACGACCCCGACTCCTTCGTGCGCGCCCACGGCGCCGACGCCTTCCGCCAGGCAGCCACTGCCGCCACCCCGCTGGCGAGCTTCCTGATCCAGGAACTGGCAGGACGCCACCCGCTGGAGAGCGCCGAAGGGCGCGCCGCCTTCGTGCACGAGGCTGCCCCCCTCGTCACCCGCATCGCGGCGCCGCTACTGCGCCTGCAGGTGGTGAAATCGGTCGCGGAAAAAAGCGGCCTCACCCAGACAGAAGTGGAAGAGGCGTTCGGCGCTATCGCCACGCGCACCGCGCACCGGCGCAACCGGGATGAAACACCTCCCGCCCCGCCGCCACCCGACGCCCCTTCCCCGCGCAGTTCCGCCAGTGCGCCACGCCGAACGGCGCCGAACCGGCTTCGCTCATTCGGCCGGCGCAAGCCCCCCTCCACCATCGGCACCCTGCTGCGCCTGATCCTCCAGCACCCCACCTGGGCCGCCCGCCTGCCGGTGGACCTGATCCCCGATCACGGCGCCGAAGGCTGCGCCCTGATCGCCATCATCGACATGCTCAGCCTCGGCGAACCGCTTCCCGCCGGCGGCCTGGGCGCACTCATCGAACATTTCCGCGACACCCCGCACTACGACACGCTGTCGAAAGTCGCCGCGGAACTCGTCGAGACCGAATTCGACGAAGGGGTGATCGAGCTCATTTTTGAAGACACCTTACGCAAGCTCAGTGCCGACAGTCTGACAGCCGAGATCGATGCACTGCTGCAAAAAGACCGCGAAACCGGTCTCGACAGTGCCGCACGGCACCGCCTTGCAGAACTCCTGCTCGAGAAACGGAAGCTGTCGAGCGGCGGAAACACCCCCGATCTATAG
- the ybaK gene encoding Cys-tRNA(Pro) deacylase: MSKRETHPPETPATRFLRQRGIAFSSHLYDYEEHGGTAVSSRELNVSEHAVIKTLVMEDEKAQPLIVLMHGDCKVSTKELARQIPCKHVEPCKPETANRHTGYLVGGTSPFGTRKQMPLYMERTILDLPLIYINGGRRGFLVGIHPHDLLRALQPKLIQAAN; encoded by the coding sequence ATGAGCAAACGCGAAACCCATCCTCCCGAAACGCCGGCCACGCGTTTTTTGCGCCAGCGGGGGATCGCCTTTTCCAGTCATTTGTACGATTACGAAGAACACGGCGGAACCGCCGTTTCGTCGCGCGAACTCAATGTCAGCGAGCATGCCGTGATCAAGACGCTGGTCATGGAGGACGAAAAGGCACAGCCGCTGATCGTGCTGATGCACGGCGACTGCAAGGTATCGACCAAGGAACTCGCCCGCCAGATTCCATGCAAGCACGTCGAGCCGTGCAAGCCGGAAACGGCCAATCGCCACACCGGCTATCTGGTCGGCGGCACCTCGCCCTTCGGCACCCGCAAGCAGATGCCTCTATATATGGAGCGCACCATTCTCGATCTGCCGCTGATCTACATCAACGGCGGGCGCCGCGGCTTTCTGGTCGGCATCCACCCTCACGACCTGTTGCGCGCCCTGCAGCCAAAACTAATTCAAGCGGCCAATTGA
- the rpsU gene encoding 30S ribosomal protein S21 yields the protein MPGIRVKENEPFEVAIRRFKRTIEKTGVLTELRSREFYEKPTAERKRKLAAAVKRNHKRLRSQMLPPKLY from the coding sequence ATGCCCGGTATCCGCGTCAAGGAAAACGAGCCGTTCGAGGTTGCGATCCGCCGCTTCAAGCGCACCATCGAGAAGACCGGTGTGCTGACCGAGCTGCGCTCGCGCGAGTTCTATGAAAAGCCCACTGCCGAACGCAAGCGCAAGCTGGCCGCTGCCGTCAAGCGCAACCACAAGCGCCTGCGCAGCCAGATGCTCCCGCCGAAGCTGTACTGA
- a CDS encoding dihydroneopterin aldolase, whose protein sequence is MDFIFIEELRVKAWVGIYEREKTGPQTVELNLTFGVPDSAAEHDDIGDTIDYAEVAARIRRELGERHFNLIESLGEYVVRMLFEEFGAPWVKLKVAKIGVMKDVRRVGVYIQRSRAGVVVPPTA, encoded by the coding sequence ATGGATTTCATCTTCATCGAGGAATTGCGCGTCAAGGCCTGGGTCGGCATTTACGAACGCGAAAAGACCGGGCCGCAGACCGTCGAGCTCAATCTGACCTTCGGCGTCCCCGATTCGGCGGCGGAGCATGACGACATCGGCGACACCATCGATTATGCAGAGGTCGCGGCGCGCATCCGGCGCGAGCTCGGCGAGCGCCATTTCAATCTCATCGAGAGTCTCGGTGAATATGTCGTTCGAATGTTATTCGAAGAATTCGGCGCTCCCTGGGTCAAGCTCAAGGTGGCCAAGATCGGGGTAATGAAGGATGTGCGCCGGGTCGGGGTGTATATCCAGCGCAGCCGGGCGGGCGTGGTCGTGCCGCCGACGGCATGA
- the rpoD gene encoding RNA polymerase sigma factor RpoD translates to MAREKAKDPRKDGASKSRSSKAKDKVAQVVENPVVAPLDAEVRRTRLKTLITLGKERGYLTYAEISDHLPDDVADAEQIEGIIATFNNMGIQVYDEAPAAEDLLMSDSVAANVDEDVAEEEAEQALSSVDSEFGRTTDPVRMYMREMGTVELLTREGEIEIAKRIEDGLKHMVQAISACPTTIAEMLQIVDRIARDEAKIDELIDGLIDPNANGEEAAEDDSDDDAGSAAIGTDDDSSDSDDDSDDDDESSAESANAASLLQLKNDALARFEVIRALYVEKMAALEKKGSQDIVYLALQQQISDELLNIRFTAKAIERLCDSVRHMVEQVRAHERQILQLCVDRAGMPRQHFIKIFPGQETKLDWLKDEIAAGKNYAEGLMRIHPAVLEEQQKLIDLQDRIGIPLKELKDINRQMSTGEAKMRRAKREMTEANLRLVISIAKKYTNRGLQFLDLIQEGNIGLMKAVDKFEYRRGYKFSTYATWWIRQAITRSIADQARTIRIPVHMIETINKMNRISRQILQETGLEPDPATLAEKMEMPEEKIRKIMKISKEPISMETPIGDDDDSHLGDFIEDTATLAPAEAAMYSSLRDATGEVLDSLTAREAKVLRMRFGIEMNTDHTLEEVGKQFDVTRERIRQIEAKALRKLRHPSRSEKLRSFLDSDA, encoded by the coding sequence ATGGCACGCGAAAAAGCCAAGGATCCGCGCAAGGACGGCGCCAGCAAGAGCCGCTCATCCAAAGCGAAGGACAAGGTCGCCCAGGTCGTCGAAAACCCCGTCGTCGCGCCACTCGACGCCGAGGTGCGACGCACCCGTCTGAAAACCCTGATCACGCTCGGCAAGGAGCGCGGCTACCTGACCTATGCCGAGATCAGCGACCACCTGCCCGACGATGTTGCCGACGCGGAACAAATCGAAGGCATCATCGCCACCTTCAACAACATGGGCATCCAGGTCTACGACGAGGCCCCTGCGGCCGAAGACCTGCTGATGTCCGACAGCGTCGCGGCCAACGTCGACGAAGACGTCGCCGAAGAGGAAGCCGAACAGGCGCTGTCCTCGGTCGACTCCGAATTCGGTCGCACCACCGACCCGGTACGCATGTACATGCGCGAGATGGGCACGGTCGAACTGCTCACCCGCGAAGGCGAGATCGAGATCGCCAAGCGCATCGAGGACGGCCTCAAGCACATGGTGCAGGCCATCTCCGCATGCCCGACGACGATTGCCGAAATGCTCCAGATCGTCGACCGCATCGCCCGCGACGAGGCGAAGATCGACGAGCTCATCGACGGCCTCATCGACCCCAACGCCAACGGCGAGGAAGCCGCCGAGGATGACAGCGACGACGACGCCGGCAGCGCCGCCATCGGCACCGACGACGACAGCAGCGACAGCGACGACGACAGCGACGACGATGACGAGAGCAGCGCCGAGAGCGCCAATGCCGCATCCCTGCTGCAGCTCAAGAACGACGCCCTGGCCCGCTTCGAAGTGATCCGCGCGCTCTACGTCGAAAAGATGGCAGCGCTGGAGAAGAAAGGCTCCCAGGACATCGTCTACCTCGCCCTGCAGCAACAGATTTCCGACGAGTTGCTGAACATCCGCTTCACCGCCAAAGCCATCGAGCGTCTGTGCGACTCGGTACGCCACATGGTGGAGCAGGTGCGCGCGCACGAGCGCCAGATCCTGCAGCTGTGCGTCGACCGCGCCGGCATGCCGCGCCAGCACTTCATCAAGATTTTCCCCGGGCAGGAAACCAAGCTCGACTGGCTCAAGGACGAGATCGCCGCCGGCAAGAACTACGCCGAAGGCCTGATGCGCATTCACCCCGCGGTGCTCGAAGAGCAGCAAAAGCTCATCGACCTGCAGGACCGCATCGGCATCCCGCTCAAGGAACTCAAGGACATCAACCGCCAGATGTCCACCGGCGAAGCCAAGATGCGCCGCGCCAAGCGCGAAATGACCGAAGCCAACCTGCGCCTGGTGATCTCGATCGCGAAGAAGTACACCAACCGCGGCCTGCAGTTCCTCGACCTGATCCAGGAAGGCAACATCGGCCTGATGAAGGCGGTGGATAAATTCGAATACCGCCGCGGCTACAAGTTCTCGACCTATGCCACGTGGTGGATCCGCCAGGCGATCACGCGCTCGATCGCCGACCAGGCGCGCACCATCCGCATCCCGGTGCACATGATCGAGACGATCAACAAGATGAACCGCATCAGCCGCCAGATCCTGCAGGAAACCGGCCTCGAGCCCGACCCCGCGACCCTGGCCGAGAAAATGGAGATGCCCGAGGAGAAGATCCGCAAGATCATGAAGATCTCCAAGGAACCGATCTCCATGGAGACGCCGATCGGCGACGACGACGACTCCCACCTGGGTGACTTCATCGAGGACACCGCCACCCTGGCTCCGGCCGAGGCGGCAATGTACTCCAGCCTGCGCGACGCCACCGGCGAAGTGCTCGACTCGCTCACCGCACGCGAGGCAAAAGTGCTGCGCATGCGCTTCGGCATCGAGATGAACACCGACCACACCCTGGAAGAAGTCGGCAAGCAGTTCGACGTTACCCGCGAGCGCATCCGTCAGATCGAAGCCAAGGCCCTGCGCAAGCTGCGCCACCCGAGCCGCTCGGAAAAATTGCGCAGCTTCCTCGACAGCGACGCGTAA
- a CDS encoding H-NS histone family protein: MDLSSYTLPELRRLQARIENEIRRRSDTTRRTLLKRMQKMAADEGLTLDDLLEATAPVAEAKPAAKRARRAPGKKTKPASVVKYRNPANPDQGWSGRGRKPQWALDWIAQGKSLEELAA; this comes from the coding sequence ATGGATCTATCCAGTTACACCTTGCCCGAACTGCGTCGCCTGCAGGCCCGAATCGAAAATGAAATCCGCCGCCGCAGCGACACTACCCGCCGCACCCTGCTCAAGCGCATGCAGAAAATGGCGGCTGACGAAGGGCTGACGCTGGACGATCTGCTCGAAGCCACGGCACCGGTTGCCGAAGCCAAACCTGCCGCCAAACGCGCCCGTCGCGCCCCCGGAAAGAAGACGAAACCGGCAAGCGTGGTCAAATATCGCAACCCGGCCAACCCGGATCAGGGCTGGAGCGGCCGCGGGCGCAAACCGCAATGGGCGCTGGACTGGATCGCCCAAGGCAAGTCGCTGGAAGAACTCGCCGCCTGA
- a CDS encoding glutamate-5-semialdehyde dehydrogenase, protein MDIHDYMHTLGRQARAASRRLAAATTGDKNAALLAMAGEIRARRSELLAANARDLDEARASGLEAALIDRLTLNEKGIEAMAAGLEQIAALPDPVGEITDVKRRPSGIQVGKMRVPLGVIGIIYEARPNVTADAAALCLKSGNAAILRGGKEAIQANRAIAACVRAGLVAAGLPEHAVQVVETTDRAAVGELITMPEFVDVIVPRGGKGLIERISKDARVPVIKHLDGNCHVYIDDEADPAKVVPIVDNAKTQRYGTCNTAESLLVARDVADLYLPAIGHMLAAKGVEMRGCAESLALLREAGVEAGRLVAATEADWREEYLAPIIAVKVVADIDEAIAHVNAYSSGHTEAIVTENYTHAMRFLREVDSSSVMVNASTRFADGFEYGLGAEIGISTDKIHARGPVGLEGLTSQKWIVFGNGEIRR, encoded by the coding sequence ATGGACATCCACGACTACATGCACACCCTGGGCCGCCAGGCCCGCGCCGCCTCGCGCCGGCTCGCCGCTGCGACCACCGGGGACAAGAACGCGGCCCTCCTCGCCATGGCGGGCGAAATCCGCGCCCGCCGCAGCGAGCTCCTCGCGGCCAACGCCCGGGACCTCGACGAGGCCCGTGCCAGCGGCCTCGAAGCGGCGCTCATCGACCGCCTGACCCTGAACGAAAAAGGCATCGAGGCGATGGCCGCGGGGCTCGAACAGATCGCCGCCCTACCCGACCCGGTGGGCGAGATCACCGACGTCAAGCGCCGCCCCTCCGGCATCCAGGTGGGCAAGATGCGGGTGCCGCTGGGCGTGATCGGGATCATCTACGAAGCCCGCCCCAACGTCACCGCCGACGCCGCGGCGCTGTGCCTGAAGTCGGGCAACGCCGCGATCCTGCGCGGCGGCAAGGAGGCGATCCAAGCCAACCGCGCGATTGCCGCCTGCGTGCGTGCCGGACTGGTTGCCGCCGGCCTGCCCGAGCACGCGGTGCAGGTGGTCGAGACCACCGACCGCGCCGCGGTCGGCGAACTGATCACGATGCCCGAGTTCGTGGACGTCATCGTCCCGCGCGGCGGCAAGGGCCTGATCGAACGCATCTCCAAGGACGCCCGGGTGCCGGTGATCAAGCACCTGGATGGCAACTGCCACGTCTATATCGACGATGAGGCCGACCCCGCCAAGGTCGTGCCGATCGTCGACAACGCCAAGACCCAGCGCTACGGCACCTGCAACACCGCCGAATCGCTGCTGGTGGCGCGCGACGTCGCCGACCTCTACCTTCCCGCGATCGGTCATATGCTCGCCGCCAAGGGGGTGGAGATGCGCGGCTGCGCCGAATCGCTCGCGCTGTTGCGCGAAGCCGGAGTGGAGGCCGGCAGGCTGGTCGCTGCCACCGAGGCCGACTGGCGCGAGGAATACCTTGCCCCGATCATCGCGGTGAAGGTCGTCGCCGACATCGACGAAGCGATCGCGCACGTCAATGCCTACAGCTCCGGCCACACCGAGGCGATCGTCACCGAGAACTACACCCACGCGATGCGCTTCCTGCGCGAAGTCGATTCGTCCTCGGTGATGGTCAATGCCTCGACCCGCTTCGCCGACGGCTTCGAATACGGCCTGGGCGCCGAGATCGGCATTTCCACCGACAAGATCCACGCCCGCGGTCCGGTCGGGCTGGAAGGCTTGACCAGCCAGAAGTGGATCGTGTTCGGCAACGGCGAAATCCGCCGCTGA
- the plsY gene encoding glycerol-3-phosphate 1-O-acyltransferase PlsY: MSLLLLLLAAYLLGSIPFAIVTSKLFGLQDPRRYGSGNPGATNVLRSGNKAAAALTLLGDSLKGWLAVWAAGELGFDIGQAALAGLAAFLGHVFTVFLRFNGGKGVATALGVLAGVDGRIAIFCAVIWLMIAYTSRYSSVAALSAAVAAPLAGLLFLGPQPAVAALAAMAAVLIWRHKANIVRLRAGTEGKIGGGKG; this comes from the coding sequence ATGTCGCTGCTACTTCTTCTCCTTGCCGCATACCTGCTCGGCTCGATCCCCTTTGCCATCGTCACCAGCAAGCTGTTCGGCCTGCAGGACCCGCGCCGCTACGGCTCCGGTAACCCGGGCGCGACCAATGTGCTGCGCAGCGGCAACAAGGCCGCGGCAGCATTGACACTGCTGGGCGACAGCCTGAAAGGCTGGCTGGCCGTATGGGCGGCCGGAGAGCTCGGATTCGACATCGGCCAGGCGGCCCTCGCCGGTCTTGCCGCATTTCTCGGCCACGTCTTCACCGTGTTCCTGCGCTTCAACGGCGGCAAGGGCGTCGCCACGGCGCTGGGCGTGCTGGCCGGGGTGGATGGCCGGATTGCGATCTTCTGTGCGGTGATCTGGCTGATGATCGCCTACACCTCACGCTACTCGTCGGTGGCGGCGCTCTCGGCGGCGGTGGCGGCGCCCCTCGCCGGCCTGCTCTTTCTCGGCCCGCAACCGGCGGTAGCGGCCCTGGCGGCGATGGCGGCCGTGCTGATCTGGCGGCACAAGGCGAACATCGTCCGCCTGCGCGCGGGCACCGAAGGCAAGATCGGCGGCGGCAAAGGCTAG